The window CTGAACGCGCTGTACAGTCTGGTGGCGTTGAGCGTCGCTTCCTGGTGCTTCTCGGTGATTCCCTTCCGTTCCGCCGTCGATCCGGCCGCATCACTCCTCTGGTCTAAGATTTTATACATCAGCCCGATTTCCATCGTGACCTCCTTCTTGTTCTTCAATTTCACCTTCCTTTGTCAGGAGCGCTCTTCTCGATTCTCCTATCTGCTCCCCCTTGCACCCGCATTGGGGATTCTGGGGCTTACCCTGTGGCCGGAGATGGTTATCCAGGCGGTGCTCCACACCTCCTCCGGCGAAAAGCAAATTGTTTTCGGACCCGCTTATCCGATTTATTTCATCTTTATCATCGCCTATTTCTGCTGGTCCTTCATTATTCTCAGCAAGGAATATTTCAACGCCTCCGGAATCGGCCGGATGCAGATCCGCTACGTCTTTTTCGGCACCTTCATCTCGGCCAATCTCGGGATGATCACCAATTTAATCCTGCCGACCCTCGGCATTTTCTCGCTCAACTGGCTCGGCCAGATTTTAACCATCATCATGAGCAGTTTCATCGCCTATGCCATCGTTCGCTACCGCCTGCTGGACATCAAGATCATCCTAAAGCGGACCCTCGTTTATTCCATGCTCTTGATCATCACCTTTTCCGTCTATGTCTTCATGATCCTTTTCTCCCAGAATACCTTGGGGGACAAATCCGAGCCGACCTTCCGGATGTTCCTCTCCGCCCTTCTGGTGGCCGTCGGTTTCGAGCCGTTGAAGCGTTTCTTTCAGCGGGCGACCGATCGGATTTTTTTCAAAGGAGAATACGACCAGAAACTCCTCCTCTCCCGGCTTTCCACCATGATGCGCAACACGATCAACCTCGAAAAGCTTTGCAAAGATCTCACCTACACGTTGATGACCAAATTGACGGCGAAGAAGATGGCGATTCTCCTGGTGGAAGAGGAATCCCCTTTTGTCATTATCGGCGCCCAAGAGGGTTTTAATGAACCCACCCTTGCGCTTTCCTCCAATAATCCTCTGATCGAATATTTCAATATTCAAGGGATTCAGAAAGAACTTCTGGTGTATAATGAGATCGCAAAACAGTCCGAAGAAGATCCCAGCGATCGTGATTTGACCGTGCTGATCCGGGAGATGGAGAAGCTGAGCGTCACGCTGGTCGGCCCCATCTATATCAAGGGACGCCTCACCGGGCTTTTCTTTCTCGACGACAAACGATCGGAAGACATTTATACGGAAGATGAGTTCTCGATGCTGGAGATCATTTTTTCACAGGCCGGCACCTCCATCGAGAACGCGCGGCTTTATAAACGGGTCCAGGAACAGATGGAAGAGCTGAAAAAGAACCAAAGCGAACAGCTGATGCAGTCGGCCAAGCTCGCTTCCGTCGGAGAACTGGCGGTCAGCGTCGCCCACGAGATCAACAATCCGCTCACGGGCATCCTCGGCTTTACCAGCCTCCTCCTCTCCGAAATGCCCCCCGATGACCCTCGGACGAAAGATCTGAAAGTGATCGAGAGCGAGGCGTTGCGCTCCCGGCAGATCGTCCGCAATCTGCTCGATTTTTCCCGCTCTCACGGCTCCAAAAAAGAGCCGATCGACATCAACGGCGTCATCCGAAATACGCTCACCCTGATTCAATATCAAGCAAAAACTTCCAACATCAATATCGTCGAGAAGTTTGCAAAGGATCTCCCCCTCGTCCAGGCCGACGCCGATCAACTCAAGCAGGTCTTCATCAATTTGATTAAAAATGCGTTTGATGCGATGCCCAAAGGGGGGATGCTGACGATCGAGACAACGACCCTCCCGGAAAAACCGCTCATGCTGAACGGAACTTCCCTCCATGAGAGTCCGTCCGAAGAGATGGTCATGATCCAATTCAAAGATTCCGGCATGGGGATCCATCCGGATCATCTTCAAAACATTTTCGATCCGTTCTTTACCACGAAAGGCCGGCAGATGGGGACCGGTCTCGGCCTCTCCATCAGCTACAATATTATCGAGAAACACGGCGGGAGGATGGAAGTCGAAAGCGAGCTTGGAAAAGGGAGCAATTTCATGATCAAGCTCCCCGCCCTCTCGCATCAGGGGAGCCGAAATGTCTAAAGAGCGGATCTTGGTGGTCGACGACGAGAGGACCATCCTGGAGCTGGGCCAACGATTTCTCTCCTCTGAAGGATTCAATGTTGAAACCGCCTCTCAAGGGATGCAGGCGATGAAGCTTTTAGAGCAAGGCCCTTATGAAATCCTCCTCACCGATATCCGAATGCCTGGGATGAGCGGCCTGGAACTGATGAAGATGGCCCGATCGGTCCGGCCCGAAATCATCATGGTCGTGATCACCGGCCACGGAACGATCACCACCGCCATCGAATCGCTCAAAATGGGCGCCATGGGATTTATCCTTAAACCGTTCACGCGCCAGGAGCTCCTCTCCGCCATCCACAACGCCCTCGACAAATACCGGTTGCGGCAGGAAAACGTCCGGATGAAATCGCTCATGCCGCTCTTTCAGGTCAACCAACAGTTGATGATGCAGACCGATCTCACCCATCTGATGCGCCTGATCGTCGATTTGGTGAAAACGGAACTCAAAGTGGACCGTGCCAGCATCATGCTTCTGAACGAAAAAACCGGCGAACTCGTCGTGAAAGCCACCACCGGCTTCGAGAATTTGGATGAAAACAAGCTAAAAAAACATGTGGGAGAAGGAATCGCCGGATTGGCCGTGGAGAAGAAGCAGCCGATTTTGGTGCAAGGAGGGATCGAAGAAAACCCGGATCTGAAGGGTCTCCTCGACGATGAAAAGGTCGCGTCCGGACTGGCGGTTCCGATCATGATTCGAAAGAAGGTGATCGGCGTTCTGAATCTTTCGAAATTCAACCGCGGCCAGCCGTTGGGGGAGAGCGATCTGGGGCTGATCTCGATCTTTTGCGGACAGATTGCGGTCGCGATCGAAAATGCGCGCCTCTACCGCGACATTCGGAACAGCTATCTTCGAACGCTGCAGGCCCTCGTCGCCGCCATCGAGATCAAAGACCAATTCAGCAAAGGCCATTCCTCCGGAGTGGCGCAATATGCGGGGATCATCGGGAAAGCACTGCAACTCTCAAAGGGACGGATGCAAGACTTGATCATTGCCGCGATCCTGCACGATATCGGCAAAATCGGCAGCAGCGACGACATCCTTAAAAAGGGAAGCAAGCTCTCCGAAGACGAATTCGAATTGATGAAGTCGCATCCCGGCAACGCCGTCAAAATCTTGGAGACGATCGGCCTCTCCCAGGAAATTCTCTCCTCGATCCTCCATCACCACGAATGGTGGGACGGAAGCGGATATCCGAAGGGTCTCTCCAAAGAAGAGATTCCGCTCTTCTCTCGGATCATTGCCATCGCCGATACGATCGACGCCATGACGACTCCCCGCCCCTATCAACAAGAGGTCACGCTGGCCGAAGCGCGGGATGAAATCCGGCGGTTCAAGGGAAGCCAATTTGATCCGAAGCTGGTAGACATTTTCCTGGGGATCGAAGAAAAAACCCTCCTCAATTCAGAATCCTCCGACCTGGATGCGCTTTCAGGATAACCCCGGGGTTCTATCGCCCCAAAAGCCCCCGGAACGCGCGCCAATCGTCTAGATCTTGAACGGAACCGGCATGAAGGTCACGATGAAGAGAACGATCGATCCCCACCCGATCAATTGATGCTTCAAATCGAGCGGCACATCTTCGTCGATCGTCGGCGGATGGTGAAGCCCCAGGAACGAGATTAAGATCGCCCAGATATACCAGCCTGGCCATCCGATCACCCCCAGGATAATCAGGGTCACCACCATCCCGATCGAGAGGAACCGCTGCTTGCGTCCGAGCAGGGCGTAAGCGATATGCCCCCCGTCGAGTTGACCGATCGGAAGGAGGTTCATGGAGGTCACAAACAAGCCGAACCATCCGGCAAATGCGACGGAACTAAGCGCCACATCATAACCGGCCGGAGGAACCTTCCCGAGGAAATGGGCCAAGAAGGTGAACATCAGCGGATCGCCCAGGCGAAGCAAGGCGTTTCCCTCTTGAATCTCCACAATTTTCGATGAGTAAAGCCCCACCCCCACGGCGAAGATGGAGACAACGAATCCGGCGATCGGCCCGGCGGCGCCGATGTCGAGGAGGGCGTTCTTTCGGAGAATGGGGGATCTCATCCGGATAAACGCGCCGAACGTTCCGATGCCGAAGGGCGCCCAGGGACCCGGAATAAAATAGGGGAGGGTCGTTTTGACCCCGTAATACTTTGACGTCACGTAGTGACCCATCTCATGAACAAAAAGGATCGACATCAACGTGAACGAGAAGGGAATCCCCTTTACCAGGTCGGCGGGACGGCGAAAGGGCTCTCCCCCCTCCTGGTAGCTTCCCGCCAGAAGGGTGGTAAAAATGGTGATGAGAAAGAGGATAGCAGGAACGGCAAACCGGGTCTTTTCCTCTTCCCCTGCCGCGGCCCAGCTCTCCTCCTGCATCGGAGGAGCCATCCCGTTTCCGATGGGACCGCCGTGGAAAACCTCTTTTACTTCAGGAATCTTCGGTCCTTCGCTCTCACGCTCCATTTCCGCTCGCCTCTCGAACGTCGGTGACATCTTCCATCGGCAGGGTGACCCAGTCGTTCAGCGTTTGAAGATAGACTTCACTTTCGCTTGCGCCGACCAATGTCCCCCTATAAACGATCCCTTGATAAACGACTTCGACCTGTTTTCCCTGAAGCCTTTGCAATTGATCCACCGGGGCGACTCCTTTGGCACACCGATTCTTGTGACTAATTATAATCTTCTCTTCATTCCGCTGGCAAGTTGTATTTCAGAAACGTTGTATCGCATTTTCCCGGAAAACGATGAACCTGGCAGGCGCCGGTCAAAAAACCCTCTTAACGGAAAAAATCCAAGCCATCCCGATAAGAGCTTCTTCATCATCGCCTCAGTTTACCAGATGAAATCTCAACTTGCCACCTGCAGACGGAAATTGCCTCTGAATGGAGTGGGAGAAAAAGAAAGAAGCCTCGGATCGGCAGTGCTCGGGGGTGAGAAAGACTAAGTCCGGGACGGGGCGGAGAGGGCGGCGTTCCTTCTCTTTGCGGATCGATCCGCATCATAAATGGAAACTGCCCAGAAGGCGCCGAGCAGGAGGAGTCGCACGAAGAGATTCCAGCTCATCGGCACTTTCATCCGCAAAATATCAAGATAACTTTCGGGGAGAAGCAAACCGTTCAAGAAGAAAAATGAAACGAAGAAGGCGATCCCCTTCCCCCAATCCTCATTGTAAAACTGCCCCAGCCCCGGGTGAATCCCGGAGAGAATAAAAGCGATCTGATTTGATTTTCGTTTGTCCGACATATCGGCCACGGAGAGGCTCCCGTTTTAATCAAAAAGGATTTTTTGATCATAATGAGAAAAAGCCCTCCATGTCAACCTCCTTCGATAGAAATTGAGAAGGGCGATTCGAGCGATCGCTCGGGATCGACCACGGAGAAAAAAGGAAAAGCGCCGACCCATCCCAATTACCTAGGAGAATCATGGAAGGCGATTTGACGGATTACAGGGTTTTTGATACGCTTCCTCTTCGGCTGCCGGAAACGAACGCTTCTCCCCTCTTTCCGGCGGAGAAAGGAAGCCGCTTTATGACGATGCAAACCGTTATCGGAAGATTTTTCCTCTTTTTTTCTCTCTTGCTCCTCCCCACCCCGCTCCTGACCGCTCAGGAGGCCCCACCCAAACAAGGACCCACCGCCGAAGCGATCCTCAAGGCGGCTCACAAGCGGATGTATGGGATCAAGGATCAGACCTCGCAGGTGACCTTCCGGATCGTCGATACCGACGGAACCGAGAAGAAAACAATCTTTCGGCTCTACTGGAAGAATTACGCCGGCCAGGAGAATCTCCACAGCAAGACGCTCCTCGTCACTGAATCGCCGGTCAGCGACAAAGGGATCAAGTTCCTTCTCTGGGAACGGGCCCAAGAAAACCAGGCCGACCTCTGGCTCTATCTCCCGGAACTGCGCCAGGTCCGGCGTCTTCAACCGGGACGGCACAAACACGACAACGAGCCCGATTCCGATCTTCTTTTTGAAGACATGCACCAGCGTCCTGTCGAATGGGATGCGCACCAACTTCTTCCCGAAAGCGAAGTCCGCGGCGAGCCCTGTTACGTGGTTGAGAGCAAGCTCAAGGATCACCATCTCTATGGGAAAAAGATTCTCCACCTCTCCAAAAACGAGGGAACCCTTCGAAAGGTCGATTACTTTTCCGACGATGGAACCCTGCTGAAGACGCAATGGATCGACTGGCAACAGGTGGATAAATCATATGTATGGAAGGGCTCTCAGGTCGTCAACGCGGAATCTTCCAGAAAGACTTTCGTCGAGGTGAGCGACGTGAAGATCAACATCGGCCTGCAAGACGACCAGTTCTCCGAAAGAGCCCTCCGGAGATAAAGCCTTCTCTTCCGAATACGACGCCGTGACGTGTAGGGGCGAGGCGGCGACTCGCCCTGTCCGCAAAAGAAGGGCGACCCAACGGGTCGCCCCTACGCCATCAAAAATTTCAAATGAGCACATCCTCCTTCGCTCGTTGAATTTTCATCCTGCATTTGTTATCTTAAGATCCACTTATGCCGAACTTCCCTTCCAGGATCGTGGTCATGCTCTCTTTCGCCTTGCTTTTCTCCCCCTTTTTCCAGACGGCCTCTCTCGAAGCGGCGGAAATCCCGCCCCGTCCGCTCTCGCTCGCAGAGGCGGTCGGCATTGCGCTTGAAAACAACGTTGATCTTAGAGTGGAACGGGAAAATATCCGCCTTCAGGAATCGGCCGTTCTCTTCGAGCGCGGCCAATTCGATCCGATTCTTCACCTCGACGCCCGCGCCGACAAGACGGTCCGGGAGAGCACCTCGGTCATCGAGACCGGCTTTATTCGGACCGACCAACTCGAACAGGAAAACCAGCGGCTGAGTCTCGGGCTGAATCACCGCTTCGGCTGGGGGGGAGATTACGACGTCACCTTTTCACAGGCCCGCTCCAGCGCCACCCTCCAGCAGATCAATCCGACGTTTCGTGGAGAGCCGGTTCTCACCTTTACCCAGCCGCTTCTGCGCGGATTCGGACGTGAAATCACGCAGGGCCCCCTACGGATCGCTCGGACTCAATTGCAGATCTCGCAATCGGTCTTCCGATCCCAATTGATGGCAATCATCCTGGAGATCAGCGACGTCTATTGGGACCTGATCTTCCAACGGGAGAATTTGAAGGTGCAGCAGCAACTCCTTCTGGCCGCCGAACAGCTCTTGGAGCTCAACCGAAACAAGGTTCAGTTGGGACTCCTGGCACCGATCGAGATTTTGGTCGCCGAGGCGGGGGTCGCCTCCCGGGTCGAAGGAGTCGTGGTGGCCGAAAAGGCAATCCAGGACACGGAAGATCTGCTTCGCCGGCTCCTTAACCTTCCGGAACAACCGATCAGCGACCCGCCCCCTCTTCTTCCGACGGAGACACCGACCGACACGCGCAAAGAATTCGAGGAGTCGGCGCTCTTGGCGACGGCGCTGAGGGAGCGGCCGGAGATCGCGCAGCATCAGATGGAGTTGCGCAACCGCGCCCTCTCGATTCGAATCGCCGAGAACCAGCTCTATCCCTCGTTCGATCTGGTCGGAAGCGTCGGCCTGAACGGAATCGGCGGGAGTTACGACGCCGAGCTCGACCAGATCGAATCGGGCGACTTCTACCATTGGGAAGCCGGCGTGGTCTTGAGCTTTCCTCTCGGCAATCGCTCGGCGCGGGCCAACGTTCAACGGGCAAAATCGGAATGGAACCAGGCGGCCCTCTTCAAGGAGAGGACGGTTCAACAAATCACCCTCGAAACGAAGGAGGGTCTGCGGCGGGTCGAGACCGACTACCGCCGGATCGAATCGAACCGGCGCGCCCGGATCCTCGCCGAGCGGCAGCTCTCGGCCGGAAACGAACGGGCCGCTCTCGGCCTGATCAGCAGCCATGATCTGCTGGAGTTTCAAACGGAGCTTGCCGATGCGCGGGGAAGGGAGATCCGGGCGATCACCGATTATAATAAAGCGCTGATCAATCTCGACCGGGTCACCGGCCTCTTATTGGAGCGCTTTAACATCGAGACGGTCTCGGCCGCGGGAGAGAAGCGATGAGAAAAAAAACGATCACCCTCACCCTGGTCATCTTTGTATTGATCGCCGGGATCGCGACCTTCCGCGGCAAGGGACGGCACGCGGCGGCCGACGAGGAGATCGTCGTCGTCAAGCGGGGAGATGTCGTCGCCAAGGCGACCGAGACCGGGTCGTTGGAGCCGACCAACATCGTCGAAATCAAGTCGGAGCAGGCCGGCGAGGTGAAAAAACTCTTCGTCCGTTCCGGTGATACCGTCGAGGCGGGGCAGCCGCTGGCGAGGATCCAGCAGGAATCAACTCAGGCACGGCGGGTCGCCGAGGCGCGGGCGACGATCGAGCAGGAACGGCTCAACCTCGAAGAGGCCGAGCGGGAATACAACCGGATGAAGGAGCTCTTCGAGAAGGGGTTCGTCGCCCGAAAGGAGCTGGAGAGCGCCCAGAAATTGCGTGACAACGCGCAGATCAGGTACGATCTCTCCAAACGCCAGCTTCTCCTCACCCTCAGCGGGAACAAAGCGCTTTATGAGAAATATCTTCAACGGGACTTGACGAGCGATGAACCGGACGACTTCACCATCCACGCTCCTCTCTCCGGGACGGTCCTGGAGCTGAGCGTTTCGGTCGGCGAGATCGTCTCTTCCGGGACCTCCGGTTTTTCGGGGGGGACGACGCTGATGAAGATCGCCGATCTCTCGAAGATGTGGGTGAAAACCAAGATCAACGAAGTGAATATCGGCCAGGTGAAAGCCGGCCAGTCGGCCGAAATCCGCCTCGACGCCGTCCCCAACCAGATCTACCAGGGACGCGTCGTCAAAATCTCTCCGAAGGGGGAGAAAAACAACAACATCGTCACCTACGAGGTCACGATCGAATTGGACAACTCCGACCAGCGATTGAAACCGTCGATGACCGCCAACATCGACATCATTACCGATGTCGCCAAAGATGTCCTCTACCTTCCCCTGATCGCGCTGAACCAGAACGACGGGAAGAGTGCGGTCACCCTGCGCCTCCCCTCCGGCGAGGATCAGCTCCGCCCCATCGTCCTCGGCCTTCGGAATGAGAGTGTCATCACAATCACCGAAGGCTTGAAGGAGGGGGATCAAGTTATCCTGCCAAAACGGAATTCCAAGGAACGGGCATAAAGGTGGGAGAAACGCCTGAACGTTACAGGATAAAAAGCTGGTCCTGGCCGGCATTCAACGTGCTGGCCTGGCCCTGT of the Candidatus Manganitrophus noduliformans genome contains:
- a CDS encoding ATP-binding protein; translation: MDIQNSLSFLAGITNLALGFVVWSRGRKNTLNALYSLVALSVASWCFSVIPFRSAVDPAASLLWSKILYISPISIVTSFLFFNFTFLCQERSSRFSYLLPLAPALGILGLTLWPEMVIQAVLHTSSGEKQIVFGPAYPIYFIFIIAYFCWSFIILSKEYFNASGIGRMQIRYVFFGTFISANLGMITNLILPTLGIFSLNWLGQILTIIMSSFIAYAIVRYRLLDIKIILKRTLVYSMLLIITFSVYVFMILFSQNTLGDKSEPTFRMFLSALLVAVGFEPLKRFFQRATDRIFFKGEYDQKLLLSRLSTMMRNTINLEKLCKDLTYTLMTKLTAKKMAILLVEEESPFVIIGAQEGFNEPTLALSSNNPLIEYFNIQGIQKELLVYNEIAKQSEEDPSDRDLTVLIREMEKLSVTLVGPIYIKGRLTGLFFLDDKRSEDIYTEDEFSMLEIIFSQAGTSIENARLYKRVQEQMEELKKNQSEQLMQSAKLASVGELAVSVAHEINNPLTGILGFTSLLLSEMPPDDPRTKDLKVIESEALRSRQIVRNLLDFSRSHGSKKEPIDINGVIRNTLTLIQYQAKTSNINIVEKFAKDLPLVQADADQLKQVFINLIKNAFDAMPKGGMLTIETTTLPEKPLMLNGTSLHESPSEEMVMIQFKDSGMGIHPDHLQNIFDPFFTTKGRQMGTGLGLSISYNIIEKHGGRMEVESELGKGSNFMIKLPALSHQGSRNV
- a CDS encoding HD domain-containing phosphohydrolase, with amino-acid sequence MSKERILVVDDERTILELGQRFLSSEGFNVETASQGMQAMKLLEQGPYEILLTDIRMPGMSGLELMKMARSVRPEIIMVVITGHGTITTAIESLKMGAMGFILKPFTRQELLSAIHNALDKYRLRQENVRMKSLMPLFQVNQQLMMQTDLTHLMRLIVDLVKTELKVDRASIMLLNEKTGELVVKATTGFENLDENKLKKHVGEGIAGLAVEKKQPILVQGGIEENPDLKGLLDDEKVASGLAVPIMIRKKVIGVLNLSKFNRGQPLGESDLGLISIFCGQIAVAIENARLYRDIRNSYLRTLQALVAAIEIKDQFSKGHSSGVAQYAGIIGKALQLSKGRMQDLIIAAILHDIGKIGSSDDILKKGSKLSEDEFELMKSHPGNAVKILETIGLSQEILSSILHHHEWWDGSGYPKGLSKEEIPLFSRIIAIADTIDAMTTPRPYQQEVTLAEARDEIRRFKGSQFDPKLVDIFLGIEEKTLLNSESSDLDALSG
- a CDS encoding site-2 protease family protein, with product MERESEGPKIPEVKEVFHGGPIGNGMAPPMQEESWAAAGEEEKTRFAVPAILFLITIFTTLLAGSYQEGGEPFRRPADLVKGIPFSFTLMSILFVHEMGHYVTSKYYGVKTTLPYFIPGPWAPFGIGTFGAFIRMRSPILRKNALLDIGAAGPIAGFVVSIFAVGVGLYSSKIVEIQEGNALLRLGDPLMFTFLAHFLGKVPPAGYDVALSSVAFAGWFGLFVTSMNLLPIGQLDGGHIAYALLGRKQRFLSIGMVVTLIILGVIGWPGWYIWAILISFLGLHHPPTIDEDVPLDLKHQLIGWGSIVLFIVTFMPVPFKI
- a CDS encoding outer membrane lipoprotein-sorting protein — translated: MEGDLTDYRVFDTLPLRLPETNASPLFPAEKGSRFMTMQTVIGRFFLFFSLLLLPTPLLTAQEAPPKQGPTAEAILKAAHKRMYGIKDQTSQVTFRIVDTDGTEKKTIFRLYWKNYAGQENLHSKTLLVTESPVSDKGIKFLLWERAQENQADLWLYLPELRQVRRLQPGRHKHDNEPDSDLLFEDMHQRPVEWDAHQLLPESEVRGEPCYVVESKLKDHHLYGKKILHLSKNEGTLRKVDYFSDDGTLLKTQWIDWQQVDKSYVWKGSQVVNAESSRKTFVEVSDVKINIGLQDDQFSERALRR
- a CDS encoding TolC family protein; its protein translation is MLSFALLFSPFFQTASLEAAEIPPRPLSLAEAVGIALENNVDLRVERENIRLQESAVLFERGQFDPILHLDARADKTVRESTSVIETGFIRTDQLEQENQRLSLGLNHRFGWGGDYDVTFSQARSSATLQQINPTFRGEPVLTFTQPLLRGFGREITQGPLRIARTQLQISQSVFRSQLMAIILEISDVYWDLIFQRENLKVQQQLLLAAEQLLELNRNKVQLGLLAPIEILVAEAGVASRVEGVVVAEKAIQDTEDLLRRLLNLPEQPISDPPPLLPTETPTDTRKEFEESALLATALRERPEIAQHQMELRNRALSIRIAENQLYPSFDLVGSVGLNGIGGSYDAELDQIESGDFYHWEAGVVLSFPLGNRSARANVQRAKSEWNQAALFKERTVQQITLETKEGLRRVETDYRRIESNRRARILAERQLSAGNERAALGLISSHDLLEFQTELADARGREIRAITDYNKALINLDRVTGLLLERFNIETVSAAGEKR
- a CDS encoding efflux RND transporter periplasmic adaptor subunit: MRKKTITLTLVIFVLIAGIATFRGKGRHAAADEEIVVVKRGDVVAKATETGSLEPTNIVEIKSEQAGEVKKLFVRSGDTVEAGQPLARIQQESTQARRVAEARATIEQERLNLEEAEREYNRMKELFEKGFVARKELESAQKLRDNAQIRYDLSKRQLLLTLSGNKALYEKYLQRDLTSDEPDDFTIHAPLSGTVLELSVSVGEIVSSGTSGFSGGTTLMKIADLSKMWVKTKINEVNIGQVKAGQSAEIRLDAVPNQIYQGRVVKISPKGEKNNNIVTYEVTIELDNSDQRLKPSMTANIDIITDVAKDVLYLPLIALNQNDGKSAVTLRLPSGEDQLRPIVLGLRNESVITITEGLKEGDQVILPKRNSKERA